The stretch of DNA GGGGTCAGNGGTGTTTGTGGGTGCCATGCCACCAGCTTATTACGAGTCGGCTCCTAAATTGCCCAATCACGACGCAGACCTTAGTAGAGTATTTAGTGAGAGAGCATACCTGCTCGAACACTTCTCCGTCGCTTGCGTGGATTCGGTGGTTGGCTACGGGCGTCCAAGGAAAGAGGCACATACGTGAACCGTCAGCAGGAATTTGTGTTGCGCACCATCGAAGAGCGTGACGTACGGTTTGTGCGGTTGTGGTTTACCGACGTGGTTGGCAGCTTGAAGTCAGTGGCTTTGGCGCCTGCCGAGGTGGAGGGCGCGTTCGAGGAGGGACTGGGATTTGATGGTTCCTCAATTGAGGGTTTGGCCAGAATNTTTGAGTCGGACATGCTGGCGCAACCTGACCCTTCCACGTTTCAAATTTTGCCGTGGCGCGGCAACGGCAAGACGGAGCAGACCTCGCGTATGTTCTGCGATGTTTTGACGCCCGACGGCGAACCCTCCGCAGCTGATCCGCGCAACGTCCTCAAGCGGACCTTGGCCAAGGCTGCTGACATGGGGTTCACGTGCTACACCCANCCCGAGATTGAGTTTTATCTGCTGAAGTCTGACAAACCAGGCCCTGACGGTATCCCCGTCCCAGTGGACCAGGCCGGTTACTTTGACCATGTTCCTGGNGGTGTGGCCCAAGATTTCCGGCGCACCGCTGTGACAATGCTAGAAGATGTGGGCATTTCGGTTGAATTCAGCCACCACGAGGCAGGGCCGGGGCAAAACGAGATAGACCTGCGTTATGCTGACGCGCTGGCCACGGCAGATAACATCATGACGTTCCGGACAGTGATTCGTGAAGTCGCCATTCAACAGGGCACCTACGCCACGTTCATGCCTAAACCATTCTCGGATCACCCCGGATCAGGGATGCACACGCANTTTTCTTTGTTCGAAGGGGACAGCAACGCGTTCCATGAGCCNGGTGCGGAATACCAGTTATCNAAAACGGCGAGGCAATTCATGGCCGGCATCCTCAAACACGCCCCAGAATTTACTGCTGTCACGAACCAGTTTGTGAATTCGTACAAGCGTCTGTGGGGTGGNGGAGAGGCTCCAAGCTACGTCTCATGGGGCCATAACAACCGCTCCGCATTGATGCGCGTTCCGTTGTATAAGCCGGGTAAGGGTCAGGCCTCTCGGCTTGAATACCGNGGGATTGATTCGGCGGCGAATCCATACTTAGCTTATGCGGTGCTGCTGGGTGCCGGTTTGAAAGGCATCGAGGAAGGCTACGAGCTGGCACCTGCAGCTGTTGAGGATATCAGTGCTTTGACCAGTGCCGAACGCCGTTTGCTGGGGCATGATCCGCTGCCTTCGAGTCTGCACGATGCTGTGCGTCAGATGGAAGAGTCTGAACTGATGCCCGAGATCTTGGGCGAACAAGTNTTTGAAAACTTCCTGCGTAACAAGCGGGCAGAATGGCAGGACTACCGGCTCCAGGTCACCCCGTATGAGATCAACCGCTATCTGGGAGTGCTCTAGGAACAACTATGAGTTCCCTGACTCGCACCCTCATCTCCCGCGGCTTTTCCGATCTAGAAAAATGTGAGAGGTTCCTAGGCTTTGCTGAACTGGCCAACCTTGACCAGACGGAGCTGTTGGACGCCCTCGCCGTGGCCGACAACCCCGACCTAGCACTGCAGTCACTTGTCAGGTTGCTCTCCGCCGTACCGCAAAGTTACGGCTTGCTTAAAGTCACTGATCCTGGCACTGGCCAACTTATCTCTAATGAGCCGTTGTTCAGGCTTCTGGGTGCATCGGAGGCGTTGGCTGATTTCCTCATGAGACACCCGGAACACCTCGATGTACTCGAGCCTGCAGCACAGTCCTTGGCAGCGCCGGTAAGCGCGGATGGCACGGTCCTGCGCGAGTCGGTGTTGAGGGCGTCTTTGCTGCAGGCCGTGGGAGCGGACCCGGCGGCGGATAAACCAACAGCGGCACTACGTGGAACGCCAGCACGTTTGGCCTTGCGGACCATGTACCGCAGGCACCTGTGCGAGCTGGCGCTACGAGACTTAGCGGCGCCATCGCCGCAGGCAGTGATGCCCATGATCGGCGCAGAACTGGCAGATCTGGCAGCCGCCGCCATCGAAGCGGCCTTGGCAGTGGCACGCACTGAAGTGGGAGCTACTGCGGGGATTGAGAAGGTGGCGGCGTTGGACTTTGCTGTCATCGCCATGGGTAAGTGCGGGGCCAGAGAACTAAACTACATTTCCGACGTCGACGTCATGTATGTTGTGGCTGTTTCCGGGACTGACGTGGTTTCTGGGACTGACGTGGTTTCTGGGACAGCGGCCGAAATAGATGAAGTGCAGGCTGTCAGGCTCGGTAATGCCTTGGCAGGGGCGTTATCACGGACCATTTACTCGCCGGAACGCGAGCCAGGGCTGTGGGAAGTGGATGCCAACCTGCGCCCTGAAGGCAAGGACGGGCCCTTGGTGCGAACCATGGATTCCTACCTTGCGTATTATCACCGTTGGGCGCAGAGTTGGGAATTTCAAGCCTTGTTGAAAGCCCGCGCCATATCAGGGGACCTTGCGCTGGGTGTGGCATTCGAGCAGGCGATTGCACCACTGATCTGGGCCTCTTCGGAGCGGGAGGGCTTTGTTGAATCAGTGCAGGCCATGCGCCGGAGGGTGGCAGCGAACATTCGTGATGCCGATGCCGACCGGCAGATCAAGCTGGGCAGGGGCGGATTGCGGGATATTGAATTCACCGTCCAACTGCTCCAACTTGTCCACGGCAAGAGCGATTCCACCATCCGGTTTCGTGCAACCACTACGGCCATCGATGCTTTGACCAAGGCCGGTTATATTGGCCGAACCGATGCTGCCTTACTCTTGAACCACTACACGTATCTGCGCGTTTTGGAGCACCGCATTCAACTTGTGCAAATGCGCCGGACGCACCTGATGCCCACGGCGCCGGAACAATTGCGGGCCTTGGCGCGGGCTGCGGCTGGCCCGCTGAGCATGAAACGGCCCAGTGCTGATTCTTTGCTGTCGGATTGGGCCAAGGTCAAACGCTCGGTGAGTTCCCTGCATGCAAGGATTTTCTACCGCCCCATCCTGGCCACCGCAGCACATCTGAGCGCCGAAGACGCGGCGTTGACCAGCGATACTGCTCGGGCCAGACTCGCCGCCCTGGGTTATCGGGATGCGCCCGGAGCTGTCAGACACATTGAGGCGCTCACGGCTGGAGTGAGCCGGCGAGCGGCTCTGCAACGCCAATTGCTACCGGTGCTGCTGGGCTGGTTGGCTGACGGTGTTGATCCCGACGTCGGGTTACTTGCCTTTCGCCGGGTGAGTGATGCGCTGGGCACGTCACACTGGTACTTGGGCATGCTGCGGGATCATCAAGCCGCGGCAGAACGCCTGTGCCACCTACTTTCAAGCTCACGGCTTGTCAGTGACCTCCTGGAAGTCTCACCTGAAGCCACGGCGTGGTTGGGGAATTCNAAAGAATTACTGCCTCAGAGCTTTGAGTCGCAATGGACAGAAATTCGTTCAACCATTTCTCGTCATGAGGAAACTAGTGACTCGATCCGGCTCATCCGGTTGATCCGCCAACGGGAGATTCTGCGGATTGCCATTGCCGACAGCTGTGGACTGTTGGGTCAGGATGAAGTTGCTGAGGCCTTGAGCGACGCGGATAGGGCGGCTGTTTTNGGGGCCCTGTTGGTTGCTGAAACTGAGGTATACGCCGGGAAAGAGCCGTTGACCCGTGTCTTGGTGGTAGCCATGGGACGGCAGGGCGGCCGCGAGATCGGTTACGGTTCAGACGCTGATGTCTTGTTCGTGCACAGGCCCGCCGAAGGCCTCTCCGAGGAGCTCATNGGGGCAGCTACACAACAAGCTACGTCAATCGTGCAGAAACTAACAGCCCTACTCACAGCCCCAGTGCGTCCGGCTATCCAAGCCGAGCGAGTACTTAGTATTGATGCCGATCTGCGGCCCGAAGGTCGNCAAGGGCCCTTGGTGCGTTCCTTGGAAGCGTACAAGGAGTATTACTCCCGCTGGTCATCGGCCTGGGAGGCGCAAGCTTTGCTGCGTGCTAGACCCATGGCAGGTTCAGATGATTTGGCGCGAGACTTTATTGCCATGGCAGATCTGATCCGCTACCCGCAGATACTCCCGGAGGCCGATCTGCGTGAAATCAAGCGCATCAAGGCCCGGATGGAATCGGAACGGCTGCCACGCGGTGCCGATCCTGCCCGGCATGTAAAACTTGGCCGCGGCGGACTTAGCGACGTTGAATGGCTGGTCCAGTTGTGGCAGCTCCAGCACGCCCATGCCCATCCGGAATTACGTACCACCCAAACCTTGCCTGCACTGCATGCTGCTACGGCACTGGGGTTGGTGGAGGAAACCGATGCGGCGCTGTTGGAAGCGGCATGGCGCTTAGCTGGCAAGATCCGCAATGCCAATGTCATGTGGACAGGAAAGACTTCCGATCTCTTGCCATCGGCGAGGCGTGATTTGGAAGCTGTTGCTAGATTATGTGGCTACGAACCGGATAACGCAACTACTTTCGAAGAGGACTACCTGGGGCTCACCCGGCGGGCGAGGGCGGTNTTTGAACGCCTATTTTACGGCTAGAGCAGGATTCCGGAAGTGAAGTGACAGTGAAGAGACTTGTCCACCAGCTTGCTAACATCTGCTCAGTAAATCCCTGAGTTTCAGTGCCCAGGGTCATGGCCAACTCTTCCCGTTGGGGAGATGCCGGAAGTGACCTCGTGATGGCTTCACGTGTGGCCACAACGGTAGCCAGGTATCGGGATTTCTTTATCGGAGCACGCAAATTTTTGGAACAGCGAGATCTATCCGCAGACCACCGCCCAGGCCAATAGTTCGATGAATCCACTGATGCTCCTAGAGTTCCAAAGCAACTATTTCTCACGGTTGTTCGTTGCGCATTCCAGCATCTCGGTACAGCAGGGCCCTGAGCCAAACAACCCACAGCACCGCGGATGTACCAATCACGCCATGTGAGCACGGGCGTGGGAGAGCATGGTGACCACCGTGGCTCCGGTGACCAATGCGCCGTCGTGCACAAATCCTTCCTCACGTCCGGTGAGGTCGGTGATCAGACGGCCCTTCCACAACGCCAGCAACTGCGCATGTTCGGGCAGAGGTGCCAGATTGTGCATCTCGTGGGGATCCGCGTCAAGGTCAAAGAGTTCCTCCGTACCCCATTCCGAGGCCCACAGATACTTGATGTGCCCATCTGTGACCCATTGCAATGACTGGCCGAAATACACGTGTTCCCCGTGCAGCCATTCACGCCACGGCGCTAGGTCTTGGGAAGCAGTACCGCCAGCGGGGCGGTGACGGACAAACCTGGCCAGCGACTTCCCGTCACATGACTCCGGAACGGCTACCCCAGCAAGGTCCAGCAGGGTCGGCATAATATCGCGCAGCTCCACTACTTCATCCACCACGGCGCCGCGGTTGGCGTCAGGATCGTTGGNGGCGGGGACAACAATGAACGGCACACGGGCGGAGCCTTCGTAGCCCACAGATTTGCGGTAGAAATCATGCTCGCCCAGCATTTCGCCGTGGTCCGAGGTGAACGCGATGATGGTCTCGTCCGCGAGATCAAACTCGTTCAGGGCTTCAANAACGCGCATGAGTTGCATATCGATTTGGGTCATCAGGCCGTAGTAGCCAGCCCTGGCTCTGTGAGTAACGGCTTCCGAGAGTGTCCCGAACGCCAGCTGGTGGTTGCCATTCGTTCGCACTGACTCGTAGTGGTGTTCCCAGTCCCCGAGCCGGCGCTTAAACGCTGGTAGGTCAAGGTACATATTCATGGCCCACGCAGGCGGATCATACGNGGGATGCGGGCGGTGAAAGGACAAGTAGAGAAAGAAGGGGACGGTGGGATCACGGCGGTACAGCCACTCCACGGCCTGGGAGCCTGTCCATGAGGTGGGGTGCAAGCGTTCTGCCTTATCCCAGGNGCGGGCCACCGTGGAATTGCAGCCAGCGCCGTGGTCAAAATACTCTTCGTCGGNGGTGACCCCGGGCTGGCGGCGCAACCACGGAACGTAGTCATCGAAGAATTTAAAGTCCCGGCGGTGTTCTTTTCGGGCGAAATGCAAGAATCCGTCATGCAAGATGACCTCGTCAAATCCCACCCTGCTGCGCTCCGGGTACACGTGCAACTTACCAATTGCTTGAGTTTGGTAGCCAGCTTTGCCGAACTCTCCCTGCAGAGTCACAGGATGGAGGTCATCGAACTTCACACCCTCTTGGTAGCCCACCCGGCCATGGCGTTCCTGGGACTGGCCGGTAAACAAGGCCACCCGTGCCGGAACGCAGGTGGNGGTGGCGGAATAGGCGTGCCGGAATCTTGCCCNCTTGGATGCCAGCTCATCAAGGTGGGGTGTTTGGACATACGGGTGGCCTTCGGCACCGAGACAATCTCCGCGCCACTCGTCGACGCAAATGAGGATCACATTGGGCTTGTTCATGTTCTTCTTTCACAGGGTGCGCCGCTCGGCGGAGGTAACCAGGGCCACACCAAGCCTACGCGAAAGATACGTCGTGGCAGGGGCTGTGGCTTGGCGTTGCAGGGGTTCAAATGATAGGCGGCATTGCTTCCGTCTCGCATGAAACCACCAAAGGCTGTAACGTCGAGGGTACTTCAATCGCCCTCAGGAGGGCGCGATACCGTTGTGAGGGAAAATATATGCTGAGACTTCCACCCAAACGGCGGCGCAGAAGCGGCAGATTTGCCGCTCTCGCCGCCTTTTACCGTCGTAATCATGTTCTTCGGGATCGGCGGTGCCTCAGCGTTGACGGTACCGACGGCTCCAACCGCCGTCGGATCGGGCGTCCACACGGACGTTAAGGGTAAGACCTTTGCGATAGCCACCGACACAACCTTCGCNCCCTTCGAGTTCCGTGACGGCAACGGTGACTTAGTGGGCATTGACATGGATTTGCTCCGCGCTATTGCCCAGGACCAGGGCTTTACCGTTGACATTAAATCATTGGGCTTTGATGCAGCGCTGCAAGCCTTGCAGTCAAACCAGGTGGCGGGCGTCATCGCAGGAATGTCCATCACCGATGATCGTAAGAAAATCTTTGACTTCTCCGACCCGTACTTTGACTCTGGCGTGCAGATGGCCGTTGCAAAGAACAACGAGGACATCAAGACGTACGCTGACTTGAAGGGCAAGACTGTCACGGCCAAACGAGGCAGCGAAGGTGAGACCTTCGCCAACTCCATCAAGGACGAGTACGGTTTCAAGGTCAAGGCCCTCGCTGACTCTGCCACCATGTACGACGACGTGAAGGCTGGTAACTCTGTTGCCGTCTTTGACGACTACCCCGTGCTTGCCTATGGTGTCAGCCAAAACAACGGACTAAAGATAGTCACTGAAAAGGAACAAGGAAGTTCCTACGGGTTCGCTGTCAACAAGGGCAAGAATGCCGATCTGCTGGCCGCGTTTGACGCCGGTCT from Arthrobacter polaris encodes:
- a CDS encoding arylsulfatase encodes the protein MNKPNVILICVDEWRGDCLGAEGHPYVQTPHLDELASKXARFRHAYSATXTCVPARVALFTGQSQERHGRVGYQEGVKFDDLHPVTLQGEFGKAGYQTQAIGKLHVYPERSRVGFDEVILHDGFLHFARKEHRRDFKFFDDYVPWLRRQPGVTXDEEYFDHGAGCNSTVARXWDKAERLHPTSWTGSQAVEWLYRRDPTVPFFLYLSFHRPHPXYDPPAWAMNMYLDLPAFKRRLGDWEHHYESVRTNGNHQLAFGTLSEAVTHRARAGYYGLMTQIDMQLMRVXEALNEFDLADETIIAFTSDHGEMLGEHDFYRKSVGYEGSARVPFIVVPAXNDPDANRGAVVDEVVELRDIMPTLLDLAGVAVPESCDGKSLARFVRHRPAGGTASQDLAPWREWLHGEHVYFGQSLQWVTDGHIKYLWASEWGTEELFDLDADPHEMHNLAPLPEHAQLLALWKGRLITDLTGREEGFVHDGALVTGATVVTMLSHARAHMA
- a CDS encoding bifunctional [glutamine synthetase] adenylyltransferase/[glutamine synthetase]-adenylyl-L-tyrosine phosphorylase — its product is MSSLTRTLISRGFSDLEKCERFLGFAELANLDQTELLDALAVADNPDLALQSLVRLLSAVPQSYGLLKVTDPGTGQLISNEPLFRLLGASEALADFLMRHPEHLDVLEPAAQSLAAPVSADGTVLRESVLRASLLQAVGADPAADKPTAALRGTPARLALRTMYRRHLCELALRDLAAPSPQAVMPMIGAELADLAAAAIEAALAVARTEVGATAGIEKVAALDFAVIAMGKCGARELNYISDVDVMYVVAVSGTDVVSGTDVVSGTAAEIDEVQAVRLGNALAGALSRTIYSPEREPGLWEVDANLRPEGKDGPLVRTMDSYLAYYHRWAQSWEFQALLKARAISGDLALGVAFEQAIAPLIWASSEREGFVESVQAMRRRVAANIRDADADRQIKLGRGGLRDIEFTVQLLQLVHGKSDSTIRFRATTTAIDALTKAGYIGRTDAALLLNHYTYLRVLEHRIQLVQMRRTHLMPTAPEQLRALARAAAGPLSMKRPSADSLLSDWAKVKRSVSSLHARIFYRPILATAAHLSAEDAALTSDTARARLAALGYRDAPGAVRHIEALTAGVSRRAALQRQLLPVLLGWLADGVDPDVGLLAFRRVSDALGTSHWYLGMLRDHQAAAERLCHLLSSSRLVSDLLEVSPEATAWLGNSKELLPQSFESQWTEIRSTISRHEETSDSIRLIRLIRQREILRIAIADSCGLLGQDEVAEALSDADRAAVXGALLVAETEVYAGKEPLTRVLVVAMGRQGGREIGYGSDADVLFVHRPAEGLSEELXGAATQQATSIVQKLTALLTAPVRPAIQAERVLSIDADLRPEGRQGPLVRSLEAYKEYYSRWSSAWEAQALLRARPMAGSDDLARDFIAMADLIRYPQILPEADLREIKRIKARMESERLPRGADPARHVKLGRGGLSDVEWLVQLWQLQHAHAHPELRTTQTLPALHAATALGLVEETDAALLEAAWRLAGKIRNANVMWTGKTSDLLPSARRDLEAVARLCGYEPDNATTFEEDYLGLTRRARAVFERLFYG
- a CDS encoding glutamine synthetase family protein, which codes for MNRQQEFVLRTIEERDVRFVRLWFTDVVGSLKSVALAPAEVEGAFEEGLGFDGSSIEGLARXFESDMLAQPDPSTFQILPWRGNGKTEQTSRMFCDVLTPDGEPSAADPRNVLKRTLAKAADMGFTCYTXPEIEFYLLKSDKPGPDGIPVPVDQAGYFDHVPGGVAQDFRRTAVTMLEDVGISVEFSHHEAGPGQNEIDLRYADALATADNIMTFRTVIREVAIQQGTYATFMPKPFSDHPGSGMHTXFSLFEGDSNAFHEPGAEYQLSKTARQFMAGILKHAPEFTAVTNQFVNSYKRLWGGGEAPSYVSWGHNNRSALMRVPLYKPGKGQASRLEYRGIDSAANPYLAYAVLLGAGLKGIEEGYELAPAAVEDISALTSAERRLLGHDPLPSSLHDAVRQMEESELMPEILGEQVFENFLRNKRAEWQDYRLQVTPYEINRYLGVL